One region of Gopherus evgoodei ecotype Sinaloan lineage chromosome 23, rGopEvg1_v1.p, whole genome shotgun sequence genomic DNA includes:
- the LOC115638866 gene encoding keratin, type I cytoskeletal 14 isoform X1: MTTSVRQYSSSTSLKGLGGLSGLGGGSTRVSSVNLGGPYRTPSIHGGSGGFSVSSSRYVSGVGSSLGGGYGGSYSSSFGGGYGGGLGGGYGGGLGGGLGGGLGGGYGGGLGSGYGVGFGGGFGGGDGILPAGEKETMQNLNDRLATYLDKVRALEEANSDLEIKIKEWYKKQGPSPDRDYSPYYRTIEDLRSKILAATIDNANIVLQIDNARLAADDFRTKFETELSLRMSVEADINGLRRVLDELTLARADLEMQIENLKEELAYLKKNHEEEMNILRSQLGGDITVEMDAAPGVDLTKILADMREQYESLAEKNRKEAEQWFFTKTEELNREVAMNTEQLQSGKSEITELRRTVQGLEIELQSQLSMKAALEGTLAETEARYGTQLAQLQALITSVEEQLAELRCDMERQNHEYKILVDVKTRLEQEIATYRRLLEGEDAHIASQYSAALSSQGGRDVISSARQVRTIVEEVQDGKVVSSREQVQLSTR, translated from the exons ATGACCACCAGCGTCAGGCAATATTCCTCGTCTACATCCCTAAAGGGGTTAGGTGGATTAAGTGGATTAGGAGGTGGCTCCACACGGGTTTCCTCTGTGAATCTTGGAGGTCCCTACAGAACCCCAAGTATTCATGGGGGATCTGGTGGCTTTTCTGTCTCCTCTTCTAGGTATGTCTCTGGAGTAGGAAGTAGCCTGGGTGGTGGCTATGGGGGGAGCTACAGTAGTAGCTTTGGAGGTGGCTACGGGGGTGGCCTTGGAGGTGGCTACGGGGGTGGCCTTGGTGGTGGCCTTGGTGGTGGCCTTGGTGGTGGCTATGGGGGTGGCCTTGGAAGTGGCTATGGGGTTGGCTTTGGAGGTGGctttggtggtggtgatggcaTTCTCCCTGCGGGTGAGAAGGAAACTATGCAGAACCTGAACGACCGCCTGGCTACCTACCTGGACAAGGTGCGTGCTCTGGAGGAGGCCAATTCTGATCTGGAGATTAAGATCAAGGAGTGGTATAAGAAGCAGGGACCCAGTCCTGACCGTGACTACAGCCCATATTACAGGACAATTGAAGACCTGAGGAGCAAG ATCCTTGCTGCCACTATCGACAATGCCAACATTGTCTTACAGATTGACAATGCCAGGCTGGCAGCTGATGACTTCAGAACCAA GTTTGAGACAGAGCTGTCCCTGCGCATGAGTGTGGAGGCTGACATCAATGGCCTGCGTAGAGTCCTGGACGAGCTGACCCTGGCCAGAGCTGACCTGGAGATGCAGATCGAAAACCTGAAGGAAGAGCTGGCTTATCTCAAGAAGAACCATGAGGAG GAAATGAATATACTACGCAGCCAGCTGGGTGGAGATATCACTGTGGAGATGGACGCCGCTCCTGGGGTTGACCTGACCAAGATCCTGGCCGACATGAGAGAGCAGTATGAGAGCTTGGCAGAGAAGAACCGTAAAGAGGCTGAGCAGTGGTTCTTCACCAAG ACAGAAGAGCTGAACCGAGAAGTAGCCATGAACACGGAACAGTTGCAGAGCGGCAAGTCGGAGATCACAGAACTAAGACGCACCGTCCAGGGCCTGGAGATAGAGCTGCAGTCCCAGCTCAGCATG AAAGCTGCTCTGGAAGGCACCTTGGCGGAGACAGAAGCTCGCTATGGCACCCAGTTGGCACAGCTCCAGGCCCTGATCACTAGCGTGGAGGAGCAGCTGGCCGAGCTCCGATGTGACATGGAGCGCCAGAACCACGAGTACAAGATTCTCGTGGACGTTAAGACGCGCCTGGAGCAAGAGATTGCCACGTATCGCCGCCTGCTGGAGGGCGAGGATGCCCA CATTGCTTCCCAGTACTCGGCAGCGCTGTCCTCGCAGGGTGGGAGAGATG TAATCTCATCCGCTCGTCAAGTCCGCACTATTGTTGAGGAGGTCCAAGATGGAAAGGTGGTCTCTTCCCGTGAGCAGGTTCAGCTTTCCACCCGCTAA
- the LOC115638870 gene encoding keratin, type I cytoskeletal 14-like isoform X2: MTTSVRQYSSSTSLKGLGGLSGLGGGSTRVSCSLGGGYGGSYSSSFGGGYGGGLGGGYGGCLGGGLGGGYGVGFGGGFGGGDGILPAGEKETMQNLNDRLASYLDKVRALEEANSDLEIKIKEWYKKQGPSPDRDYSPYYRTIEDLRSKILSATVDNASLLLQIDNARLTADDFRTKFETEQALRMSVEADINGLRRVLDELTLARADLEMQIENLKEELAYLKKNHEEEMKILRSQLGGDITVEMDAAPGVDLTKILADMREQYESLAEKNRKEAEQWFYTQTEQLNREVAMNTEQLQSGKSEITELRRTVQGLEIELQSQLSMKAALEGTLAETEARYGTQLAQLQALITSVEEQLAELRCDMERQNHEYKILVDVKTRLEQEIATYRRLLEGEDAHIASQYALAKEASMTTRQVRTIVEEVQDGKVISSREQVHHSSR; the protein is encoded by the exons ATGACCACCAGCGTCAGGCAATATTCCTCGTCTACATCCCTGAAGGGGTTAGGTGGATTAAGTGGATTAGGAGGTGGCTCCACACGGGTTTCCT GTAGCCTGGGTGGTGGCTATGGGGGGAGCTACAGTAGTAGCTTTGGAGGTGGCTATGGGGGTGGCCTTGGAGGTGGCTATGGGGGTTGCCTTGGTGGTGGCCTTGGAGGTGGCTATGGGGTTGGCTTTGGAGGTGGctttggtggtggtgatggcaTTCTCCCTGCGGGTGAGAAGGAAACTATGCAGAACCTGAACGACCGCCTAGCTTCCTACCTGGACAAGGTGCGTGCTCTGGAGGAGGCCAATTCTGATCTGGAGATTAAGATCAAGGAGTGGTATAAGAAGCAGGGACCCAGTCCTGACCGTGACTACAGCCCATATTACAGGACAATTGAAGACCTGAGGAGCAAG ATCCTTTCTGCCACTGTCGACAATGCTAGCCTCCTCTTGCAGATCGACAACGCTAGGCTGACGGCCGATGACTTCAGAACCAA GTTTGAGACGGAGCAGGCGCTGCGCATGAGTGTGGAGGCTGACATCAACGGCCTGCGGAGAGTCCTGGACGAGCTGACCCTGGCCAGAGCTGACCTGGAGATGCAGATCGAAAACCTGAAGGAAGAGCTGGCTTATCTCAAGAAGAACCATGAGGAG GAAATGAAGATACTACGGAGCCAGCTGGGCGGAGATATCACTGTGGAGATGGACGCCGCTCCTGGGGTTGACCTGACCAAGATCCTGGCCGACATGAGAGAGCAGTATGAGAGCTTGGCAGAGAAGAACCGTAAAGAGGCCGAGCAGTGGTTCTACACCCAG ACAGAACAGCTGAACCGAGAAGTAGCCATGAACACGGAACAGTTGCAGAGCGGCAAGTCGGAGATCACAGAACTAAGACGCACTGTCCAGGGCCTGGAGATAGAGCTGCAGTCCCAGCTCAGCATG AAAGCTGCTCTGGAAGGCACCTTGGCGGAGACAGAAGCTCGCTATGGCACCCAGTTGGCACAGCTCCAGGCCCTGATCACTAGCGTGGAGGAGCAGCTGGCCGAGCTCCGATGTGACATGGAGCGCCAGAACCACGAGTACAAGATTCTCGTGGACGTTAAGACGCGCCTGGAGCAAGAGATTGCCACGTATCGCCGCCTGCTGGAGGGCGAGGATGCCCA CATTGCCTCCCAGTACGCTTTAGCAAAAGAAG CGTCAATGACCACCCGACAAGTCCGTACAATTGTTGAGGAAGTCCAAGATGGAAAAGTGATTTCTTCCCGCGAGCAGGTCCATCATTCCTCCCGCTAA
- the LOC115638870 gene encoding keratin, type I cytoskeletal 14-like isoform X1: MTTSVRQYSSSTSLKGLGGLSGLGGGSTRVSSVNLGGPYRAPSIHGGSGGFSVSSSRYVSGVGSSLGGGYGGSYSSSFGGGYGGGLGGGYGGCLGGGLGGGYGVGFGGGFGGGDGILPAGEKETMQNLNDRLASYLDKVRALEEANSDLEIKIKEWYKKQGPSPDRDYSPYYRTIEDLRSKILSATVDNASLLLQIDNARLTADDFRTKFETEQALRMSVEADINGLRRVLDELTLARADLEMQIENLKEELAYLKKNHEEEMKILRSQLGGDITVEMDAAPGVDLTKILADMREQYESLAEKNRKEAEQWFYTQTEQLNREVAMNTEQLQSGKSEITELRRTVQGLEIELQSQLSMKAALEGTLAETEARYGTQLAQLQALITSVEEQLAELRCDMERQNHEYKILVDVKTRLEQEIATYRRLLEGEDAHIASQYALAKEASMTTRQVRTIVEEVQDGKVISSREQVHHSSR, from the exons ATGACCACCAGCGTCAGGCAATATTCCTCGTCTACATCCCTGAAGGGGTTAGGTGGATTAAGTGGATTAGGAGGTGGCTCCACACGGGTTTCCTCTGTGAATCTTGGAGGTCCCTACAGAGCCCCAAGTATTCATGGGGGATCTGGTGGCTTTTCTGTCTCCTCTTCTAGGTATGTCTCTGGAGTAGGAAGTAGCCTGGGTGGTGGCTATGGGGGGAGCTACAGTAGTAGCTTTGGAGGTGGCTATGGGGGTGGCCTTGGAGGTGGCTATGGGGGTTGCCTTGGTGGTGGCCTTGGAGGTGGCTATGGGGTTGGCTTTGGAGGTGGctttggtggtggtgatggcaTTCTCCCTGCGGGTGAGAAGGAAACTATGCAGAACCTGAACGACCGCCTAGCTTCCTACCTGGACAAGGTGCGTGCTCTGGAGGAGGCCAATTCTGATCTGGAGATTAAGATCAAGGAGTGGTATAAGAAGCAGGGACCCAGTCCTGACCGTGACTACAGCCCATATTACAGGACAATTGAAGACCTGAGGAGCAAG ATCCTTTCTGCCACTGTCGACAATGCTAGCCTCCTCTTGCAGATCGACAACGCTAGGCTGACGGCCGATGACTTCAGAACCAA GTTTGAGACGGAGCAGGCGCTGCGCATGAGTGTGGAGGCTGACATCAACGGCCTGCGGAGAGTCCTGGACGAGCTGACCCTGGCCAGAGCTGACCTGGAGATGCAGATCGAAAACCTGAAGGAAGAGCTGGCTTATCTCAAGAAGAACCATGAGGAG GAAATGAAGATACTACGGAGCCAGCTGGGCGGAGATATCACTGTGGAGATGGACGCCGCTCCTGGGGTTGACCTGACCAAGATCCTGGCCGACATGAGAGAGCAGTATGAGAGCTTGGCAGAGAAGAACCGTAAAGAGGCCGAGCAGTGGTTCTACACCCAG ACAGAACAGCTGAACCGAGAAGTAGCCATGAACACGGAACAGTTGCAGAGCGGCAAGTCGGAGATCACAGAACTAAGACGCACTGTCCAGGGCCTGGAGATAGAGCTGCAGTCCCAGCTCAGCATG AAAGCTGCTCTGGAAGGCACCTTGGCGGAGACAGAAGCTCGCTATGGCACCCAGTTGGCACAGCTCCAGGCCCTGATCACTAGCGTGGAGGAGCAGCTGGCCGAGCTCCGATGTGACATGGAGCGCCAGAACCACGAGTACAAGATTCTCGTGGACGTTAAGACGCGCCTGGAGCAAGAGATTGCCACGTATCGCCGCCTGCTGGAGGGCGAGGATGCCCA CATTGCCTCCCAGTACGCTTTAGCAAAAGAAG CGTCAATGACCACCCGACAAGTCCGTACAATTGTTGAGGAAGTCCAAGATGGAAAAGTGATTTCTTCCCGCGAGCAGGTCCATCATTCCTCCCGCTAA
- the LOC115638866 gene encoding keratin, type I cytoskeletal 14 isoform X2 has product MQNLNDRLATYLDKVRALEEANSDLEIKIKEWYKKQGPSPDRDYSPYYRTIEDLRSKILAATIDNANIVLQIDNARLAADDFRTKFETELSLRMSVEADINGLRRVLDELTLARADLEMQIENLKEELAYLKKNHEEEMNILRSQLGGDITVEMDAAPGVDLTKILADMREQYESLAEKNRKEAEQWFFTKTEELNREVAMNTEQLQSGKSEITELRRTVQGLEIELQSQLSMKAALEGTLAETEARYGTQLAQLQALITSVEEQLAELRCDMERQNHEYKILVDVKTRLEQEIATYRRLLEGEDAHIASQYSAALSSQGGRDVISSARQVRTIVEEVQDGKVVSSREQVQLSTR; this is encoded by the exons ATGCAGAACCTGAACGACCGCCTGGCTACCTACCTGGACAAGGTGCGTGCTCTGGAGGAGGCCAATTCTGATCTGGAGATTAAGATCAAGGAGTGGTATAAGAAGCAGGGACCCAGTCCTGACCGTGACTACAGCCCATATTACAGGACAATTGAAGACCTGAGGAGCAAG ATCCTTGCTGCCACTATCGACAATGCCAACATTGTCTTACAGATTGACAATGCCAGGCTGGCAGCTGATGACTTCAGAACCAA GTTTGAGACAGAGCTGTCCCTGCGCATGAGTGTGGAGGCTGACATCAATGGCCTGCGTAGAGTCCTGGACGAGCTGACCCTGGCCAGAGCTGACCTGGAGATGCAGATCGAAAACCTGAAGGAAGAGCTGGCTTATCTCAAGAAGAACCATGAGGAG GAAATGAATATACTACGCAGCCAGCTGGGTGGAGATATCACTGTGGAGATGGACGCCGCTCCTGGGGTTGACCTGACCAAGATCCTGGCCGACATGAGAGAGCAGTATGAGAGCTTGGCAGAGAAGAACCGTAAAGAGGCTGAGCAGTGGTTCTTCACCAAG ACAGAAGAGCTGAACCGAGAAGTAGCCATGAACACGGAACAGTTGCAGAGCGGCAAGTCGGAGATCACAGAACTAAGACGCACCGTCCAGGGCCTGGAGATAGAGCTGCAGTCCCAGCTCAGCATG AAAGCTGCTCTGGAAGGCACCTTGGCGGAGACAGAAGCTCGCTATGGCACCCAGTTGGCACAGCTCCAGGCCCTGATCACTAGCGTGGAGGAGCAGCTGGCCGAGCTCCGATGTGACATGGAGCGCCAGAACCACGAGTACAAGATTCTCGTGGACGTTAAGACGCGCCTGGAGCAAGAGATTGCCACGTATCGCCGCCTGCTGGAGGGCGAGGATGCCCA CATTGCTTCCCAGTACTCGGCAGCGCTGTCCTCGCAGGGTGGGAGAGATG TAATCTCATCCGCTCGTCAAGTCCGCACTATTGTTGAGGAGGTCCAAGATGGAAAGGTGGTCTCTTCCCGTGAGCAGGTTCAGCTTTCCACCCGCTAA